From Halichoerus grypus chromosome 6, mHalGry1.hap1.1, whole genome shotgun sequence, one genomic window encodes:
- the LOC118531897 gene encoding calmodulin-alpha, whose protein sequence is MAKQLSEEQVAEFKAAFSRFDKNGDGTINTQELGAVMQALGKDLSEAELKELIAQVDTDGDSVISFQEFLAEVVKRMKSWGSEQDIQEVFRAFDLDGNGRISVDELKQAMAKLGQTLSQEDLDAMIQEADTDEDGQVDYKEFLRILSQK, encoded by the coding sequence ATGGCCAAGCAGCTGTCTGAAGAGCAGGTGGCCGAGTTCAAGGCGGCTTTCTCCAGATTTGACAAGAACGGCGATGGCACCATCAACACCCAGGAGCTGGGCGCCGTGATGCAGGCCCTGGGCAAGGATCTGTCGGAGGCCGAGCTGAAGGAGCTCATCGCCCAGGTGGACACGGATGGCGACAGTGTCATCAGCTTCCAGGAGTTCCTGGCAGAGGTGGTCAAGAGGATGAAGTCCTGGGGCAGCGAGCAGGATATACAAGAGGTCTTCCGCGCCTTCGACCTGGATGGCAACGGCCGCATCAGCGTGGACGAGCTCAAGCAGGCCATGGCCAAGCTGGGCCAGACGCTGTCCCAGGAGGACCTAGATGCCATGATCCAGGAGGCCGACACGGACGAGGATGGGCAGGTGGACTACAAGGAGTTCCTGCGCATCCTCTCCCAGAAGTGA